The uncultured Trichococcus sp. DNA segment ACCGGGGAATATGTCGGTGTCGCCAAAATCGGTGCGGATTTCATCGGCATTTTCAAAGATCAGATGGAACATATGATCAATACCCAGCAGCACGGTGTCTGGTGGGAGAATATCCTCTACACGCTGGTCGACAGTCACGATATCCTGATAAAAGAAGTGGAAGGGAAATTCTGGGCCGAGGTGGACTTCATTGAGGATTACGAACGCATCCTGCGCTTCCGCGATTACCGGTTGAACTACAACATCGAGGTCGTCCATTTGGATTGAACAGTGGTCGGATAATCGGGCCGCCAGTAAAAGGAGGGGATCTTTGTGCCGTTGCAACATATTCTGTTTCTTCTGTTCCTCGCGACGAAGCCTTTCTACTTGTTCCCTTCCGGGGGGCTGCAGTTGTCGGATTTGTTTTTCGTCGCCTCGTGCTTCTATTATGTCCTGATCGTCAAAAAAGGCGATAAGATCGAGATCGACAAGACGGATAAGCCGTTGTTCCTGTTCGTCGTCTTCGTCTTTATTGTGAATACGGTCTATGCGACTTACTACGGGGAACCGGCTTTTGTCATCTCTTCGCTGTACTATCTGTACAACCTGTTGATTGTCATCTTTTTCCGGATTTACGCCGAAGACCGGCGCTTCCTTTCGTCGGTCGCCGCGGTCTGCCGTTTCAACATCCTGTCGCAGTTGGGTATTTATCTGGCCGGATTGGGGCGCTATTACACGGCCAACCGCTACATGGGCACCTTCAACGACCCGAACCAGATGGCGTTCTTCATCTATATCTCCTTGATGACGGCTTACCTCATTGCGAAACTGAACCATAAAGAATTGCACGTTCTCTATCATGCAGTGGCGATCGTCTTGATTTTCCAGACTTCCTCGACGGGCATGCTGTTGGCGCTGACCGTGTTCTATGGGGTGTGGCTGTTGACGAAAATCTTTACCTTGCTGCGGCGCGTGCACAGTGTCCGATTCATCCTTTTTTGGACGGCGGCCTTGATGGCGCTGTTGCTCTTCAGTCCGAAGTGGAATGATGTCAAGGAATCGATTGCGCAATCGCCGATCATCGAACGGGTGGAGCAAAAACTCGGGCGGATCGAAGTAGCGACGGACGGTCCAACCAATCTTCAGGATCGCGGTATCGACAGGATTTATCTGTATCCAGAAAAAACCCTATTCGGAGCCGGTGAAGGGATGCACGGCCGCTTCGATCGGGCTGTGTCGGACAATGAAATCCATTCTACACTTTTCAGTATCCTCTTCTATTATGGCACCGCGCCGACGCTTCTGTTTCTCTATTGGGTGGTGCGAAACGTCCGGCGCCTGTCGATCGGCAATCTGGCTGTCATCGTGTCGTTGGCCGTCGAAAGTGTGACTTTGCTGAACCAACGCCAACCGCTGTTCTGGATGCTGTTCGTGCTGCTGCAGGTGTTGGCGTTCCAGGAAATTGCGGAACGGGAAAGAGACAGCATCGCTGTTGAAACGGATTATGGAGGGCTTCTGAAAATCGCGAAAGGAGACGATCGGATTGAACATTCTCTACGTATCGACGATATCCGGGACCATTAATCTCTTCCTCGTGCCGCACATCACGCGCTTGATGGATCAGGGGCACACGGTCTCCATCGCCTGCAGGGTGGACGACCCGATCCACCCGGAACTGTCGGCGAGAGGCGTGAAGGTCTATCCGATCGCATTCCAGCGTTCCCCGTTCGACAAGCGCAATCTGCAGGCTTACCGGGAACTGAATCGTGTTCTCGACGAAGAAGACAGGTTCGACTGGGTCCACACGCACACGCCGGTGGCATCGGCGTTGGTGCGGCTGGCCTGTCGGGACAGGCAGGATGTGAAAGTCCTGTACACTGCTCACGGATTTCATTTTTTCAAAGGGGCGGCCCGGGAAAATTGGTTGACTTATTATCCTGTCGAAAAGGCCTTGTCGCATTACACTGACGTTCTGATTACGATGAACAGCGAGGATTATGCTTGCGCAGCCGACGAATTTTCAGCAGGCTGTATCGTCAACGTGCATGGGGTGGGCGTCGATCTGAGCCGGTTCATGCTCCAGACGGAAAGCGAAAAGGAGCATCTGCGCCGGGAATATGGCTTCAGGCCGGATGATTTCATCCTGGTTTATGCGGCGGCGCTGAACAACCGCAAGCACCAAACAGTCCTGATCGAGGCGATGGCGGAACTGACTAAAGTGGTCCCGAAAGCCAAACTGCTTCTGATCGGGAAGGGACCGAACGAAGTAGGTTACCGAGCCTTGATCAACTTGTTGAAGCTGGAAAATCATGTCCACTTGATGGGCTACCGCAAGGACGTGCCGCAGCTGATGCAGTTGGCGGATGTCGCGGTTTCCTCATCGAACCAGGAAGGTCTGCCTGTGAATGTGATGGAAGCGATGGCGATCGGGCTGCCGCTTGTCGTCAGCGCTTGCCGCGGCAACCGCGATCTGGTCGAAGACGGCCGCAACGGTTTCCTGATCAGGGAGGATGATCCAGCTATGTACGCAGAAAAGCTCGCAACGCTTTATTTTGATGAAAAGTTGCGCGAAAGCATGAAACAGGAAAGCGCGGCAATGATCCAGGACTACGCGGTCGAAAACGTGCTGCGGGAAATGGACGGCATCTATGCGGACCTGCTTCGCCGGGGATGAAACGGCCGAAAAATGCAGCATCAGGAAAGGGGGATACCCGCCATGCCAAGGGTATCGGTCATCATGGGCGTCCACAACAGCGGCGCCAAAGTGGAGCGGGCGATCGCATCGATTCTGGATCAAAGCTTCACTGATTTCGAGTTCATCATCTGCGACGACGGCTCCACTGATGATACCGGATTGCGGTTGGAGTCATTGGCTGAGGACGATCCGCGCATCAAGCTGCTGCGCCACAAATACAACCGCGGTCTGGCGCCGACGCTGAATGCTTGTCTGCGGGAGGCGACCGGCGAATACATCGCCCGGATGGATGACGATGACTGGTCGCATCCGGACCGCTTCGAAAAGCAGGTCGCTTTTCTGGATGCGCATCCGGAATACGCCATCGTCGGCACGAGCCGGAACGTCTTCGATAAAGGGGGCATCTGGGGTACTCGCGTCAGTTCCGGCGAACCGTCAAAGCTGCAGATTTTCCGCGGGCGCACGTTTTTGCATCCATCCGTCATGCTGCGCCGGTCGGCCTTGCTGGAGGTCGGCGGCTACACGACAGGAAAATTGACGGAACGCACCGAAGATTTCGATCTGTGGTGCAAACTCTACAGCAAAGGCTATGTCGGCTACAATCTGCCGGATATCCTGATCGATTACTATGAAGCGCGGGACTCCTACAAGAAGCGTAAATACCGATACCGCCTGAACGAATTCCGTCTGAAACGGAAATGGGCGAAGGCGCTGGAGATTCCGCTGCATCGGCAGTTACATGCATTGCGCCCGCTCATCGTCGGGTTGTTCCCGGCTGCATGGGTCCGCAAATATCATGAACGGAAATACCGCAAACCTTCAGAGTGAAACCAATAAGCGACGATTGTCGGGGTGATGGAATGTCTCGGACGAAAAATTCACTGAAAAATATCTCGGTTGCGCTTGTGGGCGAAATCGTGGCTGTGCCCGTGGGTTTCATCGCCCGCATCATCTTCATCCGGATCCTCGGCGCGGAATATCTCGGCGTCAACGGACTCTTCACCAGCATCCTGACGATGCTTTCGCTCGTTGAACTGGGCATCGGCCCGGCGATCGTCTACAGCCTGTACAAACCTTTGGCCGAAAAGGACATCCCGAAAGTGAAGGCGCTGATGCAGCTCTACAAAAGAGCTTACTTCCTCATCGGCACCCTCATCCTGCTTTTGGGCATCGGCCTCATCCCCTTTCTGCACCTTTTCGTGACGGATGCTCCGAACGTGCAGAACCT contains these protein-coding regions:
- a CDS encoding glycosyltransferase family 4 protein, coding for MNILYVSTISGTINLFLVPHITRLMDQGHTVSIACRVDDPIHPELSARGVKVYPIAFQRSPFDKRNLQAYRELNRVLDEEDRFDWVHTHTPVASALVRLACRDRQDVKVLYTAHGFHFFKGAARENWLTYYPVEKALSHYTDVLITMNSEDYACAADEFSAGCIVNVHGVGVDLSRFMLQTESEKEHLRREYGFRPDDFILVYAAALNNRKHQTVLIEAMAELTKVVPKAKLLLIGKGPNEVGYRALINLLKLENHVHLMGYRKDVPQLMQLADVAVSSSNQEGLPVNVMEAMAIGLPLVVSACRGNRDLVEDGRNGFLIREDDPAMYAEKLATLYFDEKLRESMKQESAAMIQDYAVENVLREMDGIYADLLRRG
- a CDS encoding glycosyltransferase family 2 protein; its protein translation is MPRVSVIMGVHNSGAKVERAIASILDQSFTDFEFIICDDGSTDDTGLRLESLAEDDPRIKLLRHKYNRGLAPTLNACLREATGEYIARMDDDDWSHPDRFEKQVAFLDAHPEYAIVGTSRNVFDKGGIWGTRVSSGEPSKLQIFRGRTFLHPSVMLRRSALLEVGGYTTGKLTERTEDFDLWCKLYSKGYVGYNLPDILIDYYEARDSYKKRKYRYRLNEFRLKRKWAKALEIPLHRQLHALRPLIVGLFPAAWVRKYHERKYRKPSE